The Dioscorea cayenensis subsp. rotundata cultivar TDr96_F1 chromosome 16, TDr96_F1_v2_PseudoChromosome.rev07_lg8_w22 25.fasta, whole genome shotgun sequence sequence AGCAAAATCTGGAACAACTTCTAAGCTGTACAAAGATAGGACAAGCATAACAAGTTGGGAGTAATCAGTGTTTATCATCTCTTGTCACAATTACTTTACAAGAAAGAATGTCAATATATGATGAAAGTAAGCccaaaaacaacccaaaaataaaataaagttgcaAACTAGGTTTACAGAGTATAAAACATAGCTCTAGAATTCAATTTCATAGTTGAGTAATTGGATCACAAAGGCATCATACTTTTTGATAATAGCCATATAAGTAGTTTCTCATTAGAACTATGCTAAGAATAATCTAAAATACACTCACAGGCTTGTTCTATTCCTTTGCAAACTAATGCATTAATTCATTCACTTCAATAGTGTTTAGAACAGAACTCCATGCAGAGAAGCCCCATGTAGAACATTCATTACCCAATTTGCTGAGCCAGTGATGGCAactaaataaaagtaaatagatcattttatcttattattgtTCCACCAAAGAAAAGATTGAGTTTGGTTGATATGGACCTCATCCAGATGCAATACATGTTTGAACAAGCCACATACTTCCCCTTGTAAACAAAAGACATGATTCTCTGATGGTCTCCAAACAAATCTCCTCAAATTTCATTATAACTTCAATCTGTCAACACAAATTCATAcagtttataaaattatttaggtACATGGTTCAAACAATCTCATCATGTATAAGAAAATCGTAGATATAATGGAATGGCCAAGAAAAAATCCAAGGAGACTGCAGAAAATAACAGTAAAAGCACATCTTCATTCTGGCTTTTGATATAAATCTTTAAAAGATTCTTGCACTTTGTTAATTTCCTTCTTTGCGCTTGCAGATAGCTCAGCTGCATTATATGAGGCATCATAAGGACacttcaaatgaaaaaaaaagcacataTAAGCTCTATAGAGTGGAGAAACATGGTGTCTATAGTAGTTTTGATCAACTCCAAGTGATAGGTTGAAGAAAATAGAGTGGATGAGTACAACACGCTACTGATGACCACATATGTTAGAATTTCAGTCAAATGAAGCCTCAAATTTTGAAGCATTCACCATTATTAGAGAGGGAATAGCTGAAGCCGGCTTCATAATAGCATAAAACAATGCACCAGCACAATCTGAATGTGACATTGTATGACAACCTGAACATTTTGCATTATATTTACATAGTAATAGTAGTTACACAAACCAATGTAGCACAAtgttcaaaagtaaaacatattgaaaaaaacaacaaatggaAGAAAATGTCAACTTTAGCAACATTCAAAAGCAAAACATCTTGACACAGCTGCAATAAATAGAAGACAAGCTCCACTTTAGAGCGTGTGCGCTTGCTTGTGTATGAGTGTGTGAGTACTCGATTACACTGATCTCTGTCTTGATTGAACCACATGTTTAAGACCACCTCCACTGAGCCAAAAGGTGAACCTCAGTCGGACCTTGAAAACTTCCAACAGTTGTCTTGCAATCACAGCACTCAAACCTCAATTGCATACATGAAATGACATAAAGTTCATTTTGAAGTATAGTGTAGCCCCGTAGAaggctttttttatattataacttAAAGTCCATATGTAtacatatcaacaaagaaaaatctCTAGTGAGTTAGTTCAGAGctgaaaaatcacaaaaaacttGAAAATGATTAAAACAGACAGCTTTCAACTATGAGTAGCATATAGTTACCAGAAATAATCATACAAAGAAATATTTTACCATAGTAAACTAATTTATAGAATCACATTTTGCACGTCAACCCCAGCAAGAGCCCTACAAAAAGTTGCCTCGACCTAAAAGTTGCTTAAATTCGTATGAAAAATACTAACATGAGAAATAATCAATTGCCATGTGGCACTGCTTAACAATTACCTCATTTTCAAAATCAGCTGAATTACAATAATCCTCCCCATCACCCCCATCAAAATCAGTACCATTAGATGCAGGAATCAATTCTCCAGAAGCTAGAATATTGCTTTCATCTTGGTTAACTTCATGCTTATCATCATGAGCACCAAGAGAGGACTTAAGTTTTTCCTTAGGGATTGGTGCAATAAAAAATATCCACTCATCATGTGCTGCCTCAGAGACAGACCACATGTAACCAACTCCAGAAATACCAACCTAGACATCACCAGGAAGTTTTTCTTTACATGACCATTGCCCAACGGCAAAATTTTGAGATTCTAATAAAAAACAACACCTTAAATGCAACCCTCGAATGtcgtacaagaataaaatatgtcatattaaatacaaaatcatattttatttttatctcatagGTAGTAAGCTATTATAGTGGTACAACATGCGGTAAgtaacactaaatacaaaatcaTAGTTTATCTTCTAGGTTATGAGCTATTTTATGATTACAAAAATCACAGATAAATCATGTCTCAATTTAATGATTTCTATcgttaatttgatttttatacaaTGTAACCcaagaataaaatatgtcatCAAAAATGAATAACATAATACCCATCATTAAGCatgcaacaaaataaaaactatgccatcattaaattaaaactaaaattggTTCTAGAGGGCATGCTAGTTTTTCTTGCTCATCAATAACAAAAATCTtgaaagaaagggaaaaaatgACACTGccacataacaaaaataataataataataataataatgataataataataaacacagAGTacatttttcacaaataaatcAGAGAGCTTCCTTTCCACTTGGTTACAAGCTGCATCACCAAAacagaaatcaagaaaacaataaaatcaagaaagcatccaaaaaattCCTTCTAAGATTTAACAATCAAAATCCAACAAAGAACTAAAGCATTTACAAAATTCCATAAAAATCCAAGAAACAGAGGGTTGCAAAACAGGGTTCTTTATATCCATAATGAGATCAAGAAAAACGAAAAAGAGAAAGATCATCTGTTGCAAGGTGATTATATTAGTAAGTAAGAGAAGAATAAATTAGAGGGAGAGGGGTCcagttgatgaagaagatggcaAGCTGTCTGGCGGGAGGGCTGAGAAGGGGAAATGACACTCAGTATCCTCAATAGTTAAATCCGGTAGACACATAAGGAGGGGCTCCTTAGTAAAATCAATGTGTTTGAATTGAGTGAAACTACATAAGTTGACCTCGAACAGTTACTGTGGTTTGAATGAAGGACCAAGGGTAGCTACGTTTTTTCAGTGTGTTTTGAAATGGGAAAGCAAACCGGGAGAGGAATTTACATTAATTACCCTTGACCAGTTTGGTTTGGTACACAGAAGGGCAAGGGCATCTCTGTCTTTTGGCATCCTGATCAGAGACTCTCCATAAGTTCACTAAATGCCCAGACATATGGGCCCAGTTTCAATCAAATGGCAATGTAAACAACTCATACTGGGAATGCGTGGCATTATTGAAGACTTTCTCATCAATCTTTcatgttcttctttttccttgggTGACTTGGGGTTGAGATCTCCAGACTTGGTCTCTGATCTTTGTGTTTTATTTCTGCATTGTTGTTGAGTTCTATATAATGTTGTTGGTGTCTTGTTGGTTATGTCGGGATCTATGAGATCCTAATATTAGTCTATTTATTTTCAGTTATTTGTGCTGTCTTAGTGAGTAATTGCAGGATTATGCTGTAATCAGCTGAAGGATTGCATCAATTTGGTATCAGAAAGGTAAGACTActgtaaaaagaaaagaaaccgAAAGCTTTGATGGAGACCAGAAATCAGGAACTTAAGAAGATGGAAGAGAGTTTGAAGGGTTTCCTAAGAGAAACTGTTGAGAAGCAGTCAGAGAAGCATGACAAGGAAATGCAAGAGATGAGGAAAAAACAAGATAGAGATATTAGTGGCCTGCGCACCTTATTACTAAATTTACAACCGATGGGGAATGCATCTACTTCAACTACAGCTGTGGTTCATGTCAGAACTGAGAAGGAACTATCTTATCTCAAATCTATTCGGCCCAAATTAACCAAGTTGGAATTTCCCAAGTTTAATGGTGAACTACTTTATGACTGGTTGTTTAAATGCAAGCAGTTCTTTGAATTTGATGAGACTCCTGATGGCATCAAGGTGAAGATAGCTTCATTACACCTAGAGGGTGCAGCATTGCAGTGGCATCAGAACTATATGAGGAGTAGGGGAGAGGAGAATGTCCCTAGTTGGGAGGAGTATGTAATTCAGCTGAATACAAGGTTTGGTAATGAACCGCATTATGATCCAATTGCAGAATTAAAAGACTTGAGGCAAACTGGTTCAGTCCACAACTACCTAATTAAATTTGAAGAACTTCTCAACAGAGTGGAGCTCTCTGACAACCACATCTTGAGCCTCTTCATGGGTGGATTGAAAGGGGAGATTAAGGATACCATCAGGCTACTCAGGCCTGCCAATTTATAGGAAGCCATCAGCTTAGCAAAGATACAAGAAACGGCCATAGAGAATGCCCTTGCAAGAGGAAAATTTTCAGCCAAAGTAGGGAGTGTACCCTTGCTGCCAACTCCCAAGAGAATTACTGAATCCAATTCAGCAGATAGTACCAACAGAAAACTTCAAAGGAGGGGGGTATAAACCATTCAAGAAGCTATCAAGTGGAGAActagaagagaaaagaaagaaagggctATGTTACTGGTGTGATGAAAAATACACAGTATGCCATACTTGTAAGATGAAGAAGCTATATAGTTTGGAATTAGTGGGGAGTGAtgaagctgaagaagaagaagaggaaattggCATCAAAGATTCAGAGGGAGAGATTGaatcaagtgaagaagcttCTGCAATGATATCAATGAAGGCTCTGTCAGGTATACAAACCTTGGCAGACTACAACACGATGAGAGTGAGTGGGTCAGTTAAGGGTCACAAGGTTCACATCTTGATTGATTCTGGAAGTACCTACAACTTCATAGATGAATTTACAGCTAAATAGCTAGGGTGTGAGATGACTGAACACTCTCCTATGACTGTAATAGTAGCTAATGGGGAGAAGATCAAGTGTGACAAAATTTGTTCAGATCTGAGCTGGAGAATACAAGGGGTAGAATTCAAGTCTAATATCATGGTACTTCCTTTAGAAGGTTGTCAGATGGTGCTGGGAATACAATGGCTAATTTTACTTGGGTCCATTTCTGTGGAATTTCAGTGAATTGAGGATGGAATTTAAGATGAACAACAAAAGAGTGGTCTTGAGGGGGTCCCCTCAACCAAGGTTACAAATGATGCAGTACAAGTCCTTGGCTAAGTCTTTGCAACTTCCCTCTGAATTATGTAAAGCAAGATTATGCTCTCTGGTCATGGTTCAGGAATCTCAAGGTATGGAGAGGAATTCCAATAAAGGACAGGTACAACTGACTCCAGAACATCAACTCCAACTAAATCAACTATTGCATTCTTATGAAGATGTCTTCCAAGAAGCTGAGTAACTTCCACCTGTGAGATCCTATGATCACAAAATTAACTTAAAGGAAGGGACTGATCCTGTCAATGTTAGGCCCTACAGATACCCATCCTTCCAGAAgaacatcattgaagacatggtCAAGGAGATGCTTGACAAGGGAATCATTAGACCCAGTTCAAGTCCTTTTTCTGCACCCATTGTACTGGTTAGGAAGAAAGACAACAGCTGGAGGCTTTGTATTGATTATAGAGCCATCAATGAGAAGACCATCAAAGATAAGTTCCCTATTCCCCTCATTGAAGAACTCTTGGATGAATTACATGGTGCAGAATACTTTTCCAAGCTTGACTTAAGATCAGGATACCATCAAATAAGAATGGATGAGCAAGACATCAGCAAGACTGCTTTTCGTACACATGAAGGTCACTATGAATTCTTGGTGATGCCTTTTGGACTCACCAATGCCCCATCCACCTTCCAAGGCCTCATGAACAATGTCTTCAAAccatttttgagaaaatttgtgtTGGTGTTTTTTGATGACATTTTAGTGTACAGTAGCAGCTGGGGGGGGGTTCATTTACAACAATTGAAGACAGTGCTAGAGACCCTCAGAAATAATTAACTATATGCTAAGAAGAGCAAGTGTACTTTTGCAGCTACCAGAGTTGATTATTTGGGGCATGTGATCAGCAAGCAAGGGGTAGAGATGGATCCAACCAAAATTGAAGCTATTAACAACTGGCCCATACCCAAAAATATCAAGGAATTGAGGGGGTTCCTTGGCTTGACATGTTACTACTAGGAGGTTTATTAAGGGTTATGGCATCCTATCCAAACCTTTAACTGAACTATTGAAGAAGAACCAGTTCCATTGGAATGAAGGCAGTACAACAGCTTTCCAGCAACTCAAAAGCACAATGATGACCAAACCATTGCTTGCTCTTCCCaattttgaagaagaatttGTGGTGGAGACGGATGCATGTGAAGAAGGAATGGGTGCTGTCCTCATGCAACAAGGCAAGCCCATCGCTTATATGAGTAAAGCATTGACAGGGAGACACAAAGCCCTATCAATATATGAGAAAGAGATGTTAGCCATTGTTATGGCCCTATAGAAGTGGAGGCCCTATTTGTTGGGAAGGCATTTTAAGATCAAAACAGACCATTAAAGCCTCAAGTTTCTCATCCAACAGAGAATTTCTACACCTATGCAGCAGAAGTGGCTAATCAAGCTCATGGGCTATGATTTTGAGATAGTATACAAGAAGGGAAAGGAGAATGTAGCTGTTGATGCTCTCTCTAGAAGACCTAACCTTGCTGCCTTGTCTTCTGTTAATTCATAATTATggggaaaaaaatccaaaagcaGTGGAGAGAGGACCCCGAATTAAGACAGCTTATACAATTGCTTCAGCAGGGAAATCAGGTTAATCAACACTATGTGTGGGCTCAGGATCAActcaaaagaaaagggaaactGGTCATAGGCAAGGATGAATCCATTAAACAGTCCATACTATAGGAAATTCCATGACAGTTTTGTGGGAGGGCACTCTGGAGTTGAAGTAACCCGGAGAAGAATTAGAGATTATTTCTACTGGAAGGGAATGAAGGGAGATATCAAGCAATATGTGCAGAATTGTGTAATTTGTCAGAGGAATAAGCCAGATAATTCCCCTCCTGCTGGCCTCTATAACCCCTACCCATACCTGAAGGCATATGGGAAGAGATCAGCATGGATTTTATCACAGGTTTGCCTAATTCAAATGGGAAAGAAGCCATCCTGGTGATAGTTGACAAAATGAGTAAATATGCCCATTTTATGGCCCTCTCTTTTTCCCTACACTGCATTATCAGTTGCTCAACTCTTTTTGGATCATTTCTACAGACTACATGGGCTACCTAAATCAATTGTTAGTGATAGAGATCCCATATTCCTGAGTCAATTCTGGCGAGAGCTATTCAAGCTTCAAGGAGTCAAGCTCAATTACTCAACAACATACCACCCACAGTCTGATAGACAGATTGAAGTTGTGAATCGTTGCTTGGAGCAATATCTCCGTTGTATGACCGGGGAGAAGCCCAAAGATTGGGTTAAATGGCTTCCCTTAGCATAATGGTGGTACAATAGTAGCTACCACTCATCCATCAAGACCTCTCCATTCGAAGCAATGTACGGCAAGGCACCTCCAGTGCATCTACCCTACAAATCTGCTACTTCGAGGTTAGAATTACTGGATAGGAACTTGTTGGCCAGAGAAAACATGTTAAAATCTCTCCGGGAAAACCTATGCAAGGCCAGAAACAGGATGAAGTAGTTGGCtgataaaaagaaaagtgaTAGAGAGTTGAATGTGGGGGATCTGGTGTATGTCAAGCTTAAGCCTTACAGGCAATTATCAACGGCTCAAAGAAGGAACCACAAATTATCTCCTAAATACTTTGGCCCATATATGGTAGTAGAAAGAATAGGAGCAGTTGCCTACAAGCTTCAATTACTCGAAGATGCAAGGATTCACAATGTCTTCCACATTTctcaattgaagaagaaaattggAGACCAGATTGCAACAACAAGGTGGCCTGCATTCCTGAATGAGACCCAAGAGATGCAGAAAATTCCAATAACCATCTTGGATCGACAACTGGTGAAGAGATTTAATAAAGCTGGAGTCAAAATACTAGTACAGTGGTCTAATTCACCACCTGAGGAAGCTACTTGGGAGTTTCTTGATGTGTTGCAGAGGCAGTTTCCAGAATTTTGCTCTTAaaatccttgaggacaaggattGGCAGGAAAGGGGAGTAACTGTTGCAAGGTGATTATATTAGTAAGTAAGAGAAGAATAAATTAGAGGGAGAGGGGTCcagttgatgaagaagatggcaAGCTGTCTGGCGGGAGGGCTGAGAAGGGGAAATGACACTCAGTATCCTCAATAGTTAAATCCGGTAGACACATAAGGAGGGGCACCTTAGTAAAATCAATGTGTTTGAATTGAGTGAAACTACATAAGTTGACCTCGAATAGTTACTGTGGTTTGAATGAAGGGCCAAGGGTAGCTACGTCTTTTAAGTGTGTTTTGAAATGGGAAAGCAAACCGGGAGAGGAATTTACATTAATTACCCTTGAACAGTTTGGTTTGGTACACAGAAGGGCAAGGGCATCTCTGTCTTTTGGCATCCTGATCAGAGACTCTCCATAAGTTCACTAAATGCCCAGACATATGGGCCCAGTTTCAATCAAATGGCAATGTAAACAACTCATACTGGGAATGCGTGGCATTATTGAAGACTTTCTCATCAATCTttcctgttcttcttcttccttgggTGACTTGGGGTTGAGATCTCCAGACTTGGTCTCTGATCTCTGTGTTTTATTTCTGCATTGTTGTTGAGTTCTATATAATGTTGTTGGTATCTTGTTGGTTATGCCGGGATCTATGAGATCCTAATATTAGTCTATTTATTTTCAGTTATTTGTGCTGTCTCAGTGAGTAATTGCAGGATTATGCTGTAATTAGCTGAAGGATTGCATCATCGTCATACCTACTCGTTGCTCCAGGAAATTCAAGATCAAAATTGATTGAAAACAGAGGGTGAGAGAAGGAGAATGGTATGAAAGGGGAACTAGGGTTTTAGCAAGCGATGGAGGGAAGGAGGAGCACCGACATTGAAGACTAGTCTTGGAGAAACTTATCAAGAATTCCCTTTATTAAAGTTAATTGCAGAAATTAACCTtgagtttattttaaattattatttggtCCCTATAATTCCAAGCTATTTCAGTAATGGCCCTTGAACTTCTAATTTTATGAATTGAGCCTTGCTTCGTAGAATGTAAAGTTTATTa is a genomic window containing:
- the LOC120278620 gene encoding uncharacterized protein LOC120278620 → MVVERIGAVAYKLQLLEDARIHNVFHISQLKKKIGDQIATTRWPAFLNETQEMQKIPITILDRQLVKRFNKAGVKILVQWSNSPPEEATWEFLDVLQRQFPEFCS